From the Solanum pennellii chromosome 4, SPENNV200 genome, one window contains:
- the LOC107016305 gene encoding probable ubiquitin-conjugating enzyme E2 24, with the protein MEGEDNAKLDSPSGLPVDNDSVSDNASEELENDRGRMLRLGDFVAHISDLDKALGQVVQINQSFLMYDVKKLKPSQYIPSNQLKRVTKFLEGDMVVLDNWLGRVDFVLRDVTVRFMNGSLRTFKGGMGLQPHDDWDGLSLHLGQKVNVSPKRTCTITELFDGSVYVIWIINSDGNDDSPPLAKQDPDRLTLVFPFCSTWKIGNVCGHELSKSETEFLLGDVETSVDVTWQNGITEKNLPSSILKPISDLGVHDFFIGQYVVLDNSDGLGVVKSVDHKEKTTTVRWLNIPNEEIISSCHLNRLFNYNLGNLVLRRITREAENSHLSSFGNIIGFKDGNIEVTWADGTISMVQPQELHGVIDREKYEDTDEFASNGIEQEVEEDALVVKVPEFKVDLLDFVDLRCVRCLNGSRIHCFNNALEKDYRELKGLTLESVADEQLLIYLPFYQPINLHSLVIGGLMEEGPKTVKLFANKRHFDISDAAKTTPRDTAILSEDNLRGVTVKVNQINFQRIHSVTIFIEDNQYGSELTRVQRIYLFGTLN; encoded by the exons ATGGAAGGTGAAGATAATGCCAAGTTAGACTCTCCTTCGGGCCTTCCAGTTGACAATGACTCTGTATCGGACAATGCCAGTGAAGAATTGGAGAATGACAGGGGAAGAATGTTAAGACTGGGGGACTTTGTTGCTCACATTTCTGATCTAGATAAGGCACTTGGACAAGTAGTTCAAATAAATCAATCATTTCTTatgtatgatgtgaaaaagCTCAAGCCTTCGCAATACATTCCATCTAACCAACTGAAGCGTGTAACAAAATTCTTGGAGGGAGATATGGTAGTCCTTGACAATTGGTTGGGTAGGGTAGATTTTGTTCTCCGTGATGTTACTGTAAGGTTCATGAATGGATCTTTACGCACTTTTAAAGGAGGGATGGGTCTTCAGCCACATGATGATTGGGATGGTCTTTCACTACATCTTGGACAGAAGGTGAATGTTTCCCCGAAACGGACATGTACAATAACAGAACTGTTCGATGGATCAGTATATGTTATATGGATCATTAATTCTGATGGCAATGACGACTCCCCTCCCCTTGCTAAACAAGATCCTGACAGGTTGACCCTAGTGTTTCCATTTTGCTCCACTTGGAAAATTGGAAATGTATGCGGGCATGAGCTTTCAAAATCTGAAACTGAATTTTTACTTGGTGATGTCGAAACTTCTGTTGATGTGACTTGGCAAAATGGGATAACTGAAAAGAACCTACCATCATCAATACTGAAACCCATTTCTGATCTTGGAGTTCACGATTTCTTCATCGGTCAATATGTGGTATTGGATAATTCTGATGGTTTGGGAGTCGTCAAATCTGTTGATCACAAGGAGAAAACCACAACAGTTAGATGGCTAAATATCCCAAATGAGGAAATCATTAGTTCTTGCCACCTAAATCGACTTTTTAACTATAACCTGGGTAACTTGGTGTTGCGCCGAATAACAAGAGAAGCTGAAAATTCTCATTTGTCCTCCTTTGGGAATATAATCGGCTTCAAAGATGGCAACATTGAGGTTACATGGGCTGATGGTACTATCTCTATG GTTCAACCTCAAGAACTTCATGGTGTTATTGATCGAGAAAAATATGAGGATACTGATGAATTTGCAAGCAACGGTATTGAACAGGAAGTTGAGGAGGATGCATTGGTTGTAAAAGTTCCCGAATTTAAA GTTGATTTGTTGGACTTTGTCGACCTGCGGTGTGTTCGCTGCCTTAATGGAAGCCGCATCCACTGTTTCAACAATGCCCTAGAAAAG GATTACAGAGAGTTGAAGGGCTTGACCTTGGAGAGCGTTGCAGATGAGCAGCTATTGATTTACTTACCTTTTTACCAGCCTATCAATTTGCATTCATTGGTTATTGGAGGACTCATGGAGGAAG GTCCTAAAACTGTGAAGCTGTTTGCTAACAAAAGGCACTTTGATATCAG TGATGCTGCTAAAACCACTCCGAGAGACACAGCAATTTTATCTGAAGATAATCTCAGG ggAGTAACAGTAAAGGtgaatcaaattaattttcaacGCATTCACAG TGTGACTATTTTTATCGAGGACAATCAGTATGGTTCCGAACTTACAAGAGTTCAAAGAATTTATTTGTTTGGAACACT GAACTAA
- the LOC107015758 gene encoding RNA-binding protein 42-like isoform X3 — MSSMPSTSAAATSSSSQFTYSNGTYFPTPFHLQQQPPQPYIGAAPPPAQLPVPSVYPAPAVIPGVYTLPQFQQAQQLFQRDAQTITPEALENVKAALASSEIEHKAEAKKKAVPRKAAGHSWEDPTLAEWPENDYRLFCGDLGNEVNDDVLSKAFSRFPTFNMAKVVRDKRTGKTRGYGFVSFSNPLDLAAALKEMNGKYVGNRPIKLRKSKWQERIDYEAVESHKNRSHKKPKQAKKGIFHK, encoded by the exons ATGTCATCGATGCCTTCAACGTCGGCGGCAGCTACTTCATCGTCGTCGCAGTTCACCTACTCGAACGGCACCTACTTTCCGACGCCTTTTCATCTCCAACAACAACCTCCTCAGCCCTACATAGGTGCTGCTCCTCCGCCCGCTCAACTTCCTGTTCCTTCCGTCTATCCTGCACCTGCTGTTATTCCTGGCGTTTACACTTTGCCTCAGTTTCAACAA GCTCAACAGTTATTCCAAAGAGACGCACAAACAATTACACCTGAAGCACTTGAAAATGTGAAAGCTGCACTTGCGAGCAGTGAAATTGAGCACAAAGCTGAGGCCAAGAAGAAAGCTGTACCGCGTAAGGCAGCAGGACATAGTTGGGAAGATCCTACTCTGGCAGAGTGGCCCGAGA ATGATTATCGTCTATTCTGTGGTGATCTCGGGAATGAGGTGAATGATGATGTCCTATCAAAAGCTTTTTCAAGGTTTCCAACTTTTAATATGGCCAAG GTTGTAAGAGACAAGCGGACTGGTAAGACCAGGGGATATGGATTTGTGAGTTTTTCCAATCCATTGGATCTTGCTGCGGCACTTAAAGAAATGAATG GAAAGTATGTTGGTAACCGGCCTATTAAACTTCGCAAGAGTAAGTGGCAAGAGAGAATTGACTATGAGGCTGTGGAAAGTCACAAG AACCGATCACATAAGAAACCAAAGCAAGCAAAGAAGGGTATATTTCACAAGTGA